The following are encoded together in the Mammaliicoccus vitulinus genome:
- the menH gene encoding 2-succinyl-6-hydroxy-2,4-cyclohexadiene-1-carboxylate synthase has translation MLTHHVKQLDADKPTIILLHGFISDHTTFHLVEDDITNQGINVITVDLPGHGSDQSSYDEKWSMEFIANHIKKIVDYYQLKNVYLHGYSMGGRVALSFATQFPELLNGLILESASPGLANDEDKLSRIEVDHNRARYIQHVGMKQFVEEWSQLPLFKSQSMLSSEERERIKQMRLSQTPDGLSKALIDYGTGVQPSYWKALHALEVPTCIIVGSEDKKFIEIGKQMHESIKNSKFHIVNEAGHTIHVEQPTKFDTMIIDFILGGKLCQDNGKL, from the coding sequence ATGTTAACTCACCACGTTAAACAACTTGATGCTGATAAGCCAACGATTATATTATTACATGGTTTTATAAGTGATCACACGACCTTCCATTTAGTCGAAGATGATATAACTAATCAAGGCATTAATGTGATAACTGTAGACCTTCCTGGTCATGGCAGTGATCAATCAAGTTACGATGAAAAATGGTCAATGGAATTTATAGCAAACCACATTAAAAAAATAGTGGACTATTATCAGTTGAAAAATGTCTATCTACACGGATATTCAATGGGCGGACGTGTTGCATTAAGTTTTGCAACTCAATTTCCTGAGTTGTTAAATGGCCTTATATTAGAAAGTGCGAGTCCTGGTTTAGCAAATGATGAAGATAAGCTTAGTCGTATAGAAGTAGATCATAATAGGGCGCGTTATATTCAACATGTAGGTATGAAACAATTTGTAGAAGAATGGTCTCAATTACCACTATTCAAGAGTCAATCGATGCTGTCATCTGAAGAAAGAGAACGTATAAAGCAAATGAGACTTTCACAAACGCCTGATGGACTAAGCAAAGCTTTAATAGATTATGGAACTGGTGTGCAACCTTCATATTGGAAAGCATTACATGCGCTTGAAGTGCCTACATGCATAATAGTAGGAAGCGAAGATAAAAAGTTTATAGAAATAGGTAAACAGATGCACGAAAGTATTAAAAATAGTAAATTTCATATTGTAAATGAAGCTGGTCACACAATTCATGTGGAACAACCCACAAAATTTGATACAAT
- the menD gene encoding 2-succinyl-5-enolpyruvyl-6-hydroxy-3-cyclohexene-1-carboxylic-acid synthase, with the protein MSTHTESLTKQVFTFVSKLYEYGVDDVVISPGSRSTPLAIACERHPHIKTWIHPDERSAAFFALGIIKASQKPVAIICTSGTAASNYTPAVSEAFISRLPLVVVTSDRPHELRNVGAPQAINQVNMFENFTKFQFDMPLADETEGTINAINMNMIKAEKHFVGPQRGPIHFNFPFREPLIPNVKLRRYLSSKRKIATKYQKSIDFSNIQTYIEKPRGVVVVGDTQGQDLSQILTYSAIHNIPILADPLSNLRKLNHPNVIATYDALFKGGLKIEPQFIIRVGQPVISKHLNNWLKDIKCPQILVQNNDTPDAYPKVPTISVELSPNDFFRQAQDVTPTQNKNWLEKWITMDKEARVLIDEYIQEETDEGAAVGSLLKKMSSKDTVFVGNSMPIRDVDTFNLDSKAEIAANRGANGIDGVVSTALGMSVYNKVTLIIGDISFFHDMNGLIMSKLHDLDITIVCLNNNGGGIFNYLAPKEEAPEHFEKLFGTPLDLDYQHVAHLYELGYEKFEDVSDYKRQTLPQFGSYLYEIMTNREENTETHRELFAKMRGIQYVNSPR; encoded by the coding sequence TTGAGTACACATACCGAAAGTCTAACTAAACAAGTATTCACATTTGTTTCTAAATTATATGAGTATGGCGTTGATGATGTCGTAATCAGCCCTGGTTCTAGATCTACACCATTGGCAATTGCATGTGAAAGACACCCTCATATAAAAACATGGATACACCCTGATGAAAGAAGTGCAGCTTTCTTCGCATTAGGCATCATCAAAGCTAGTCAGAAACCAGTTGCAATCATTTGTACGTCAGGAACTGCTGCTTCAAATTATACACCTGCTGTTTCTGAGGCGTTTATTAGTAGGTTGCCGCTTGTCGTCGTGACGAGTGACAGACCTCATGAACTTAGAAATGTCGGTGCACCACAAGCAATTAATCAAGTGAATATGTTCGAGAATTTCACGAAATTTCAATTTGATATGCCTTTAGCCGATGAAACAGAAGGTACTATAAACGCAATTAATATGAATATGATTAAAGCTGAAAAACATTTTGTTGGACCACAAAGAGGCCCAATTCATTTTAATTTCCCATTTAGGGAACCTCTTATACCAAACGTTAAGCTTAGAAGATATTTATCTTCTAAAAGAAAAATAGCAACTAAATATCAAAAGTCAATTGACTTTTCAAATATTCAAACCTACATTGAAAAGCCTCGTGGTGTTGTTGTAGTTGGAGATACACAAGGTCAAGATTTGTCACAAATCTTAACGTATTCAGCGATTCATAACATTCCAATCTTGGCAGATCCATTGAGTAACTTAAGAAAGTTAAATCATCCAAATGTTATCGCTACTTATGATGCACTTTTCAAAGGTGGTTTAAAAATAGAACCACAATTTATCATAAGAGTAGGGCAACCAGTTATTTCTAAACATTTAAATAATTGGTTGAAAGATATAAAATGTCCACAAATACTTGTTCAAAATAATGATACACCAGATGCATATCCAAAAGTGCCAACAATTTCTGTAGAGTTAAGTCCAAATGATTTCTTCAGACAAGCTCAAGATGTAACACCAACTCAAAATAAAAATTGGCTAGAAAAATGGATAACAATGGATAAAGAAGCAAGAGTATTAATAGATGAGTATATACAAGAAGAAACTGACGAAGGAGCAGCTGTTGGTAGTTTGTTGAAAAAAATGTCGTCTAAAGATACTGTTTTTGTGGGTAATAGTATGCCGATTAGAGATGTTGATACATTCAATTTAGACTCCAAAGCTGAGATTGCAGCAAATAGAGGTGCTAATGGCATTGATGGTGTTGTTTCAACCGCTTTAGGCATGTCAGTTTATAATAAAGTCACATTAATTATTGGAGATATTTCATTCTTCCATGATATGAATGGACTCATTATGAGTAAATTGCATGATCTTGATATTACGATAGTGTGCTTAAACAATAATGGTGGCGGTATTTTTAATTACTTAGCCCCGAAAGAAGAAGCGCCTGAACATTTTGAAAAATTATTCGGTACACCGCTTGATTTAGATTATCAACATGTAGCGCATTTATACGAATTAGGATATGAAAAATTTGAAGATGTTTCTGACTATAAACGTCAAACTTTACCTCAATTTGGTTCTTATTTGTATGAAATTATGACGAATAGAGAAGAAAATACAGAAACACATAGAGAATTATTTGCAAAAATGAGAGGCATTCAATATGTTAACTCACCACGTTAA
- a CDS encoding isochorismate synthase: MALKKDLKQKMISEIDGNKNYISVEIELQYQPDLIHLLREEINYIGQRFYYKSKDYKLEMCGIGYLLEARYSHLEHDEIYEYWQNIKEQLNTMVFHEDKHHLKFFGGFQFSEHSLTNEWKDFGMSHFVLPKFMITKENGRCYLTYTDHSHKFDIDNIEEILNIVESKAQARTVSEPKMVANKDIQSEEWKALVTKVVALMNESVALQKVVLARRRKIEFQDNVDVEDALQRSLDSNEASYLLLFESGKSQFISQTPEQLCQIENGKLYTNAIAGTIARTEDESENNILKDELLNDSKNQFEHRYVVDSIIHDIQSFTKQLEYDKKPTILTNKHLYHLYTKIQADLLSENVLEIVNQLHPTPALGGFPKVEAIKFIEHEEFGTRGFYGSPLGYIDLENNGEFIVSIRSMLVKGKTATLYSGCGIVKDSNAISEFEETDLKFKPMLKALGVM, encoded by the coding sequence ATGGCCTTGAAGAAGGATTTGAAGCAAAAAATGATTTCTGAAATCGATGGTAATAAAAATTATATTTCAGTTGAAATTGAGCTTCAATATCAACCAGATTTAATCCATTTATTAAGGGAAGAAATCAATTATATAGGACAACGTTTTTATTACAAATCTAAGGATTACAAATTAGAAATGTGTGGTATCGGTTATTTATTAGAAGCTAGATATTCACATTTAGAGCACGATGAGATATATGAATATTGGCAAAATATTAAAGAACAGTTAAATACGATGGTCTTTCATGAAGATAAACATCATTTAAAATTCTTTGGTGGATTTCAATTTTCAGAGCATTCTTTAACGAACGAATGGAAAGATTTTGGAATGAGTCATTTTGTATTACCAAAATTTATGATTACGAAAGAAAATGGTCGTTGTTACTTAACGTACACTGACCATAGTCATAAGTTTGATATAGATAACATAGAAGAAATATTGAACATTGTTGAATCAAAAGCTCAAGCAAGAACAGTATCAGAACCAAAAATGGTTGCTAATAAAGATATTCAAAGTGAAGAGTGGAAAGCATTAGTTACAAAAGTAGTAGCATTGATGAATGAGTCAGTCGCTCTACAAAAAGTTGTATTAGCTAGAAGGAGAAAAATTGAATTTCAGGATAATGTAGATGTTGAAGATGCATTACAAAGGTCATTAGATAGTAATGAAGCAAGTTATTTATTATTATTTGAATCTGGTAAGTCTCAATTCATTTCACAAACTCCAGAACAATTATGCCAAATAGAGAATGGAAAACTTTATACGAACGCAATTGCTGGAACGATAGCTAGAACAGAGGATGAATCTGAAAATAACATTTTAAAAGATGAGCTCTTAAATGATTCGAAAAATCAATTTGAACATCGCTATGTTGTTGATAGCATCATCCATGATATCCAGTCCTTTACGAAGCAATTAGAATACGATAAAAAACCAACGATTTTAACAAACAAACATTTATATCATCTATATACGAAGATTCAGGCAGATTTATTATCTGAAAATGTTTTAGAAATCGTAAATCAATTACATCCTACACCTGCTCTTGGAGGATTCCCAAAAGTAGAAGCTATTAAATTTATAGAGCACGAAGAGTTTGGTACGAGAGGATTTTATGGTTCGCCGTTAGGTTATATTGATTTAGAAAATAATGGTGAATTTATTGTTTCTATTCGTTCAATGCTTGTAAAAGGAAAGACAGCCACATTATATTCAGGTTGTGGCATCGTAAAAGATTCAAATGCAATTTCAGAATTTGAAGAAACAGATTTAAAATTCAAACCAATGTTAAAAGCACTAGGAGTGATGTAG
- a CDS encoding 1,4-dihydroxy-2-naphthoate polyprenyltransferase encodes MSQNLSQHSGVKKYYHLMRPHTLTASFVPVLLGTASSKIFLTGAEASIKITVVLAMLLASILIQAATNMFNEYFDHKRGLDDHTSVGIGGAIVRNGMSPKSVYNLAIAFYIIAVLLGIYICMQSTWLLIPIGLFCMAIGYFYTGGPYPISWTPFGEIFAGIFMGFVIVMISFYIQTGTLSFYPALLSIPVSITIGLINLANNIRDREKDKQSGRKTYAILVGKRFSLMTMAILYIFSYVFVIYLALFKPYGSILWLLVLISVPFPIKAVRRFNKNDTPQSMMPAMAATGKANTIFGLLLALAVYISGLLGGL; translated from the coding sequence ATGTCACAAAATTTATCACAGCATTCTGGCGTAAAAAAATATTATCATTTAATGAGGCCGCATACACTTACTGCTTCATTTGTACCAGTATTACTAGGTACAGCTTCATCGAAAATATTTTTAACAGGTGCTGAAGCATCCATTAAAATTACAGTAGTATTAGCTATGCTATTAGCAAGCATTTTAATACAAGCAGCAACAAATATGTTTAATGAATACTTCGATCATAAACGTGGATTAGATGATCACACATCTGTTGGTATAGGTGGTGCTATAGTTAGAAATGGTATGTCACCAAAATCCGTCTATAACTTAGCTATCGCATTTTATATTATCGCAGTGCTTTTAGGTATTTATATTTGTATGCAAAGTACTTGGTTATTAATACCTATAGGACTTTTTTGTATGGCCATTGGATATTTTTATACAGGTGGACCATATCCTATATCATGGACGCCATTTGGAGAAATATTCGCTGGAATCTTTATGGGATTTGTTATTGTCATGATTTCATTCTACATACAAACCGGTACATTAAGTTTTTATCCAGCACTACTCAGTATACCTGTCTCTATTACAATCGGGCTCATTAACTTAGCCAATAACATTAGAGACCGCGAAAAAGATAAACAAAGTGGTAGAAAAACATACGCTATTTTAGTCGGAAAAAGATTTTCACTTATGACAATGGCGATTCTGTACATTTTCTCATACGTATTTGTTATCTACTTAGCATTATTTAAGCCATATGGTTCAATATTATGGTTGCTCGTACTTATTTCAGTACCATTCCCAATTAAAGCTGTACGACGCTTTAACAAGAATGATACGCCACAGTCAATGATGCCTGCTATGGCAGCAACTGGCAAAGCTAACACGATATTCGGCTTATTATTAGCACTAGCTGTATATATTAGCGGTTTACTAGGTGGACTATAA
- a CDS encoding alpha/beta hydrolase, protein MLKLKESRNVYLKGGKEAVLLLHSFTGTVRDVKDLAVTLNEEGYTCYIPAYKGHGLSVESLLKYNTNDWWQQVQNSYQFLKDEGYQDISVLGVSLGGLMSLRLVETSDIKKCVVMSVPNNRTSIDIKRRLYSYGKRINQIQNLDQNESDRQLALIDGYDEGAQVFSSFIEQTMKELCSIQIPISIMYGELDQSTYKDSAEHIYKEIGTQQKTLTSYEKATHLMTRSDDKEKVGKDIIQFLNE, encoded by the coding sequence TTGTTGAAATTGAAAGAATCTCGAAATGTATATTTAAAAGGTGGTAAAGAAGCAGTGTTATTGCTGCATTCTTTTACAGGCACGGTTAGAGATGTGAAAGATTTGGCTGTTACATTAAATGAAGAAGGGTATACATGTTATATACCTGCTTATAAAGGTCATGGTTTGAGTGTAGAATCATTGTTGAAATACAATACGAATGATTGGTGGCAACAAGTACAAAACAGTTATCAATTTTTGAAAGATGAAGGTTATCAAGATATTAGTGTACTTGGTGTGTCATTGGGAGGTTTAATGTCATTAAGACTTGTTGAAACAAGCGACATTAAAAAATGTGTTGTGATGTCTGTACCTAATAATCGTACAAGTATTGATATAAAACGTAGACTTTATAGCTACGGTAAAAGAATCAATCAAATTCAAAATTTAGACCAAAATGAAAGTGACCGACAACTTGCGCTTATTGATGGATATGATGAAGGCGCTCAAGTTTTCAGTAGTTTTATTGAACAAACGATGAAAGAGCTATGCAGTATCCAAATACCAATTTCCATTATGTATGGAGAACTTGATCAATCAACTTATAAAGATAGTGCTGAACATATTTATAAAGAAATAGGTACACAGCAGAAAACGCTCACTTCATATGAAAAAGCAACGCATCTTATGACACGAAGTGATGACAAAGAGAAAGTGGGAAAAGATATTATTCAATTTTTAAATGAATAA
- a CDS encoding competence protein ComK, with amino-acid sequence MKKYVIKQNTMYIRGIKVNEQTVHTEVSEAGKSPFIVKQKPQEIMNHSCRFYGEHFQERKLFTKRLTSITSKPPILVSPVTSTYFFCTHSERSTENTWINLLYVKHFTKYKGDKTKIFLEQDQTLVFPISFHIINHQYLNCTCLYYKNHRNNIFIKQLNMPNIDLTQDGYSVLDVIKMYLKNHH; translated from the coding sequence ATGAAAAAGTATGTCATTAAACAGAACACAATGTATATAAGGGGTATCAAAGTAAATGAACAGACTGTTCATACTGAGGTTTCTGAAGCAGGTAAATCACCGTTTATAGTCAAACAGAAACCTCAAGAAATTATGAATCACTCCTGTCGGTTCTATGGAGAACATTTTCAAGAAAGAAAATTATTTACGAAGCGCCTCACAAGTATTACGAGTAAGCCTCCTATTTTAGTCTCACCTGTAACATCTACTTATTTCTTCTGTACACATTCCGAAAGATCTACAGAAAACACATGGATTAATTTACTCTACGTTAAACATTTCACTAAATATAAAGGTGATAAAACTAAAATCTTTTTAGAGCAAGATCAAACCCTCGTATTTCCAATTTCATTTCACATTATCAACCATCAATATTTGAACTGCACATGTCTGTATTATAAGAATCATAGAAATAATATTTTTATCAAACAACTGAATATGCCTAATATCGACTTAACACAAGATGGATATAGTGTGTTAGATGTTATAAAGATGTATCTTAAAAATCATCATTAA
- a CDS encoding VOC family protein, translating to MYKLKMWDHVQLSAPYGSEERAREFYVGKLGFNEVEKPETLKGNGGIWFNINNVDLHIGIEEDFKPLKKAHPAINVENLESLIEHLTNEKIEFKTDNRFPGAKRLHLLDPFKNRLEFIEK from the coding sequence ATGTATAAATTGAAAATGTGGGACCATGTGCAATTATCAGCACCATATGGATCAGAAGAGCGAGCTAGAGAATTTTACGTAGGGAAATTAGGATTTAACGAAGTTGAAAAACCAGAAACTTTAAAAGGTAATGGAGGCATTTGGTTTAATATTAATAACGTAGATTTACATATTGGCATTGAAGAAGATTTTAAACCTTTAAAAAAAGCCCATCCGGCAATCAATGTAGAAAATCTTGAAAGCTTAATTGAACATTTAACGAATGAAAAGATCGAATTTAAAACGGATAATAGATTTCCAGGTGCTAAAAGACTACACTTGTTAGATCCTTTTAAAAACAGACTCGAATTTATAGAAAAGTAA
- a CDS encoding IDEAL domain-containing protein, giving the protein MKQYSQVKHQSLETFVNNLNDLSVELVIDSALRENRKRELMVLIDEALANRNNTLFEQYSEELIQLEDLQS; this is encoded by the coding sequence ATGAAACAATATTCTCAAGTTAAGCATCAGAGTTTAGAAACTTTTGTTAATAACTTAAATGATTTATCAGTCGAGCTCGTAATTGACTCTGCTTTACGTGAAAATCGTAAACGAGAATTAATGGTTTTAATTGATGAAGCACTTGCGAATCGTAATAATACTTTATTTGAACAATACAGTGAAGAATTAATACAGTTGGAGGATTTGCAATCGTGA
- a CDS encoding lipoate--protein ligase: MKFVSNNDINDPMINLAMEEYVLTSLPKDDSYFLFYINQPSIIVGKNQNTIEEVNQEYVEANNIKVVRRISGGGAVYHDLGNLNFSFVTKDDEDSFHNFAKFTQPIVDALNEMGVKAELSGRNDIQVGAKKISGNAMVKQKDRMFSHGTLMLNSEIEEVVNALRVNEAKIKSKGIKSIRSRVANIQEFLEEPMDIETFKQRILTSIFKQQGSEEVEEYHLTDEDWEKINELSQNKYQKWEWNYGKNPKYNFERSHKFDRGLVQIKLDVKKGIIEHAAIFGDFFGVGNVNDIEEVLIGVQHQKSSLKEALKDIDVYHYFGDIDKEEIINLML, from the coding sequence ATGAAATTTGTAAGTAATAATGATATTAATGATCCAATGATTAATTTAGCGATGGAAGAATATGTTCTAACTTCTCTACCTAAAGATGATAGTTATTTTTTATTCTATATTAATCAACCATCTATTATAGTTGGTAAAAATCAAAATACGATTGAAGAAGTTAACCAAGAGTATGTTGAGGCTAACAACATTAAAGTTGTGAGAAGAATCTCAGGCGGTGGCGCAGTTTATCATGATTTAGGGAATTTGAATTTCAGCTTTGTTACTAAAGATGATGAAGATAGTTTCCACAATTTTGCCAAATTCACTCAACCGATTGTTGACGCTTTAAATGAAATGGGTGTTAAAGCAGAATTATCAGGTAGAAATGATATTCAAGTCGGTGCAAAGAAAATTTCTGGTAATGCGATGGTCAAACAAAAAGATAGAATGTTTTCACATGGTACTTTAATGTTAAATAGTGAAATTGAAGAAGTTGTGAATGCTTTAAGAGTTAATGAAGCAAAAATTAAATCTAAAGGTATTAAATCTATACGCTCTCGTGTTGCTAATATTCAAGAATTTTTAGAAGAGCCAATGGATATTGAAACATTTAAACAACGTATTTTAACTTCTATATTTAAACAACAAGGTAGTGAAGAAGTAGAAGAGTACCATCTTACAGATGAAGACTGGGAAAAAATTAATGAATTAAGTCAAAATAAATATCAAAAATGGGAATGGAATTATGGAAAGAACCCTAAATACAACTTTGAAAGAAGTCACAAATTTGATAGAGGTTTAGTTCAAATTAAATTAGATGTTAAAAAAGGAATCATAGAGCATGCGGCAATATTTGGTGATTTCTTCGGTGTAGGTAATGTAAATGATATTGAAGAGGTATTAATAGGTGTACAACATCAAAAATCTTCTCTAAAAGAAGCGCTAAAAGATATCGATGTATATCATTACTTCGGAGATATTGATAAAGAAGAGATTATCAATTTAATGTTATAA
- a CDS encoding YkvS family protein yields the protein MTIAEVGNIIEFQDGLKGRVEKINENSVIVDITIMDNFESLELPEKTVVNHKRYTIISEEG from the coding sequence ATGACAATCGCAGAAGTAGGAAATATCATAGAATTTCAAGATGGCTTAAAAGGTAGAGTTGAAAAAATCAATGAAAACTCAGTTATAGTAGATATAACAATCATGGATAACTTTGAAAGTTTAGAACTACCTGAAAAAACAGTAGTGAATCACAAGCGTTATACTATAATTTCTGAAGAGGGATAA
- a CDS encoding type II CAAX prenyl endopeptidase Rce1 family protein has protein sequence MKKQINPQLIWFISSYIIFHFILFVMQGEKEVFWYLYTGIMMIAGISYVFYQREIKSKRLLQSIGYGLIGAVLLVILQLLLSQIYNGLSYASLLKELMQAGVFYKWQMLVTIVIAIPCHELYIRTILQNQLQLKFSQPLVAIVVSAFASSSLFLYLNHFAIFIFIFLAQLILSTLYFHTKRIVTSYIAQVAAIIILVIIFS, from the coding sequence GTGAAAAAACAAATTAATCCTCAATTAATATGGTTCATATCAAGTTACATTATTTTTCACTTTATATTATTTGTTATGCAAGGTGAAAAAGAAGTATTCTGGTACTTATATACTGGCATCATGATGATTGCAGGCATTAGCTATGTCTTTTATCAACGCGAGATTAAGTCTAAACGATTATTACAATCAATAGGATATGGTTTAATTGGTGCAGTATTGCTAGTAATACTTCAACTGTTATTATCCCAAATTTATAATGGTTTATCATATGCATCATTATTGAAAGAATTAATGCAAGCGGGCGTTTTTTACAAATGGCAAATGTTAGTTACAATTGTGATTGCGATACCGTGTCACGAACTGTATATAAGAACAATATTACAAAATCAATTACAACTTAAATTTTCGCAACCTCTTGTTGCAATTGTTGTAAGTGCTTTTGCATCTAGTTCGCTATTTTTATATTTAAATCATTTTGCTATATTTATCTTTATATTTTTAGCTCAATTAATATTATCTACGCTATATTTTCACACGAAAAGAATTGTAACTTCATATATCGCTCAAGTTGCAGCCATTATTATTCTCGTTATTATATTTAGCTAA
- a CDS encoding bifunctional metallophosphatase/5'-nucleotidase gives MRTNEIITIDLLATSDLHGQIGKSGISGNILKMATYVKHKRKANHHVLLLDNGGMLSGSMFAFYYAQIAPYKRNPMIKVMNEMQFDASGVSPDEFSFGLDFLNKSIALSRFPWLAANIEHSKTREPYFTTPYTIKHVDGIKIGIIGFTSSGLMENKNIEFEDEVMVGESMASAKRWVRYLHEKESPDFLIMLYHGGLNTYTDKNNYRSYYSNNAENMIKSTEGVNVIITGHQEHVVDLKVAETQFIQPGKNATNIVDMSIQFRKRTNSVEIIDTSIKHVEISSYPEDRDLLELTHFDQKAVQHWSEQNVVDIPVILDYKHLTDLYSKPHKYTECIQNSMSRAFSDADFICAQIGNPIGNGLRGELKVKDIYKSYVHTDKPVKIKLTGKEIKRILERTATALYKEDNTIKYNEEILEPTLMTVWKGFKYTIDLSKPVGNRVILHNIDLEKSFNVIMTDYLFRHVNKIISESTYERSKKTVIEYMIEELEETKGKFELKHDFEVI, from the coding sequence TTGAGGACGAATGAAATCATCACAATTGATCTATTAGCTACTTCTGACTTACATGGCCAAATAGGCAAGAGTGGTATAAGTGGTAATATATTAAAGATGGCTACTTATGTTAAACATAAACGTAAAGCCAATCACCATGTATTATTATTGGATAATGGTGGCATGCTGTCGGGTTCAATGTTTGCATTTTATTACGCTCAAATTGCACCTTACAAGAGAAATCCTATGATTAAAGTGATGAATGAAATGCAATTTGATGCAAGTGGTGTTAGCCCCGATGAGTTTAGTTTTGGTTTAGATTTCTTAAATAAGTCGATAGCATTAAGTAGGTTTCCATGGCTTGCAGCTAATATAGAACATAGTAAGACGAGAGAACCTTATTTCACAACGCCGTACACCATTAAACATGTGGATGGCATTAAAATTGGCATTATTGGTTTTACTTCAAGTGGTTTAATGGAAAATAAAAATATAGAATTTGAAGATGAAGTTATGGTTGGAGAATCTATGGCATCAGCAAAACGTTGGGTGAGATATCTACATGAAAAAGAAAGTCCTGACTTTTTAATTATGTTGTATCATGGTGGATTAAACACATATACAGATAAAAATAATTACCGATCATATTATAGTAATAACGCTGAAAACATGATTAAAAGTACGGAAGGCGTTAACGTCATTATTACAGGTCATCAAGAGCATGTTGTAGATTTGAAAGTTGCTGAAACTCAGTTTATACAACCAGGTAAAAATGCGACTAATATTGTCGACATGTCGATTCAATTTAGAAAAAGAACTAATTCAGTAGAAATTATCGACACATCTATCAAACATGTTGAAATATCTAGCTATCCAGAAGATAGAGATTTGTTAGAATTAACACATTTTGACCAAAAAGCTGTACAACATTGGTCAGAACAAAATGTCGTAGATATCCCTGTCATATTGGATTATAAGCACTTAACGGATTTATATAGTAAACCACATAAATATACAGAGTGCATTCAAAATAGTATGAGTAGAGCATTTTCAGATGCGGACTTTATATGTGCACAAATTGGAAATCCAATAGGCAATGGTTTGCGAGGCGAACTTAAAGTAAAAGATATTTATAAATCTTATGTTCATACTGATAAACCAGTCAAAATCAAATTGACCGGTAAAGAAATTAAACGTATTTTAGAAAGAACTGCAACCGCATTATATAAAGAAGATAATACAATAAAGTATAATGAGGAGATTTTAGAGCCAACTTTAATGACAGTATGGAAAGGTTTCAAATATACAATTGATTTAAGTAAACCTGTTGGCAATAGAGTTATTCTTCATAACATCGATTTAGAAAAAAGTTTTAATGTTATTATGACAGACTACTTATTTAGACACGTGAATAAAATTATTTCAGAATCAACATATGAAAGATCTAAAAAAACGGTTATTGAATATATGATAGAAGAATTAGAAGAAACTAAAGGTAAATTTGAATTAAAACATGACTTCGAAGTGATATAG